In Papio anubis isolate 15944 chromosome 17, Panubis1.0, whole genome shotgun sequence, the following are encoded in one genomic region:
- the CLUH gene encoding clustered mitochondria protein homolog isoform X4, with product MVIKTDELPAAAPADSARDHGSQAGGKGRPGAAELPSVMLLNGDCPESLKKEEGAAEPPRENGLDEADPGDETTGQEVIVIQDTGFSVKILAPGIEPFSLQVSPQEMVQEIHQVLMDREDTCHRTCFSLHLDGNVLDHFSELRSVEGLQEGSVLRVVEEPYTVREARIHVRHVRDLLKSLDPSDAFNGVDCNSLSFLSVFTDGDLGDSGKRKKGLEMDPIDCTPPEYILPGSRERPLCPLQPQNRDWKPLQCLKVLTMSGWNPPPGNRKMHGDLMYLFVITAEDRQVSITASTRGFYLNQSTAYHFNPKPASPRFLSHSLVELLNQISPAFRKNFAVLQKKRVQRHPFERIATPFQVYSWTAPQAEHAMDCVRAEDAYTSRLGYEEHIPGQTRDWNEELQTTRELPRKNLPERLLRERAIFKVHSDFTAAATRGAMAVIDGNVMAINPSEETKMQMFIWNNIFFSLGFDVRDHYKDFGGDVAAYVAPTNDLNGVRTYNAVDVEGLYTLGTVVVDYRGYRVTAQSIIPGILERDQEQSVIYGSIDFGKTVVSHPRYLELLERTSRPLKILRHRVLNDRDEEVELCSSVECKGIIGNDGRHYILDLLRTFPPDLNFLPVPGEDLPEECARAGFPRAHRHKLCCLRQELVDAFVEHRYLLFMKLAALQLMQQKASQLETPSSLENGGPSSLESKSEDPPGPEAGSEEEGSSASGLAKVKELAETIAADDGTDPRSREVIRNACKAVGSISSTAFDIRFNPDIFSPGVRFPESCQDEVRDQKQLLKDAAAFLLSCQIPGLVKDCVEHAVLPMDGATLAEVMRQRGINMRYLGKVLELVLRSPARHQLDHVYKIGIGELITRSAKHIFKTYLQGVELSGLSAAISHFLNCFLSSYPNPVAHLPADELVSKKRNKRRKNRPPGAADNTAWAVVTPQELWKDICQEAKNYFDFHLECETVDQAVETYGLQKITLLREISLKTGIQVLLKEYSFDSRHKPAFTEEDVLNIFPVVKHVNPKASDAFHFFQSGQAKVQQGFLKEGCELINEALNLFNNVYGAMHVETCACLRLLARLHYIMGDYAEALSNQQKAVLMSERVMGIEHPNTIQEYMHLALYCFASSQLSTALSLLYRARYLMLLVFGEDHPEMALLDNNIGLVLHGVMEYDLSLRFLENALAVSTKYHGPKALKVALSHHLVARVYESKAEFRSALQHEKEGYTIYKTQLGEDHEKTKESSEYLKCLTQQAVALQRTMNEIYRNGSSANIPPLKFTAPSMASVLEQLNVINGILFIPLSQKDLENLKAEVARRQQLQEASRNKDRAEEPMATEPAPAGAPEDLGSQPPAAKDPSPSVQG from the exons ATGGTCATCAAGACGGACGAGTTGCCGGCGGCCGCCCCGGCCGACAGCGCCCGGGATCACGGCTCGCAGGCCGGGGGCAAGGGGCGGCCGGGCGCGGCCG AGCTGCCATCAGTCATGCTCTTAAACGGGGACTGCCCAGAGAGcctgaagaaggaggaaggggcgGCCGAGCCACCCAGGGAAAATGGGCTTGATGAGGCCGACCCGGGAGACGAGACCACCGGCCAGGAAGTCATTGTCATTCAGGACACGGGCTTTTCTGTGAAGATCCTCGCCCCTGGGATCGAGCCCTTCTCCCTGCAG GTGTCCCCGCAGGAGATGGTGCAGGAGATCCACCAGGTGCTCATGGACCGTGAGGACACGTGTCACCGCACCTGCTTCTCGCTGCACCTGGATGGCAACGTGCTGGACCACTTCTCGGAGCTACGCAGCGTTGAGGGGCTGCAGGAGGGCTCCGTGCTGCGCGTGGTGGAAG AGCCGTACACGGTGCGTGAGGCCCGCATCCACGTGCGCCACGTCCGAGACCTGCTCAAGAGCCTGGACCCATCCGATGCCTTCAACGGGGTTGACTGCAACTCCTTGTCCTTCCTGAGTGTCTTCACCGACGGCGACCTGGGAG ACAGCGGGAAGCGGAAGAAGGGCTTGGAGATGGATCCCATCGACTGTACACCACCCGAGTACATCCTGCCAGGGAGCCGGGAGCGGCCACTGTGTCCCCTGCAGCCCCAAAACCGCGACTGGAAG CCCTTGCAGTGCCTGAAAGTACTCACCATGAGCGGCTGGAACCCGCCCCCGGGGAACCGGAAGATGCATGGGGACCTCATGTACCTGTTTGTGATCACGGCCGAGGACCGGCAAGTCAGCATCACCGCGTCCACACGGGGCTTTTACCTGAATCA GTCCACGGCTTATCACTTCAACCCCAAGCCCGCCAGTCCCCGCTTCCTCAGCCATTCCCTGGTGGAGCTGCTCAACCAGATCAGCCCGGCCTTCAGGAAGAACTTCGCCGTGCTGCAGAAGAAAAG GGTCCAGCGCCACCCGTTCGAGAGGATCGCCACCCCATTCCAGGTGTACAGCTGGACAGCACCCCAGGCGGAGCATGCCATGGATTGCGTGCGCGCAGAGGATGCCTATACCTCGAGGCTGGGCTACGAGGAGCACATTCCTGGACAG ACCCGAGATTGGAATGAGGAGCTGCAGACGACGAGGGAGCTGCCTCGCAAGAACCTGCCTGAGCGGCTGCTCCGAGAAAGGGCCATATTCAAG GTGCACAGCGACTTCACCGCGGCAGCCACCCGGGGTGCCATGGCCGTCATTGACGGCAATGTGATGGCCATCAACCCCAGCGAGGAGACCAAGATGCAGATGTTCATCTGGAACAACATCTTCTTCAGCCTGGGCTTCGACGTCCGAGACCACTACAAGGACTTCGGGGGGGACGTGGCAGCCTACGTGGCGCCCACCAACGACCTGAACGGCGTCCGCACCTACAACGCGGTGGACGTGGAGGGGCTGTAcacgctgggcacggtggtggtgGATTACCGCGGCTACCGCGTCACGGCCCAGTCCATCATCCCCGGCATCCTGGAGCGGGACCAGGAGCAGAGCGTCATCTACGGCTCCATCGACTTCGGGAAGACCGTGGTGTCGCACCCGCGGTACCTGGAGCTGCTGGAGCGCACGAGTCGGCCCCTCAAGATCCTGCGGCACCGGGTGCTCAACGACCGGGACGAGGAGGTGGAGCTCTGCTCCTCGGTCGAGTGCAAGGGCATCATTGGCAATGACGGGCGCCACTATATCCTCGACCTGCTGCGCACCTTCCCCCCAGACCTCAACTTCCTGCCGGTGCCTGGCGAGGACCTGCCTGAGGAATGCGCCCGCGCCGGCTTCCCACGCGCGCACCGACACAAGCTCTGCTGCCTGCGCCAGGAGCTGGTGGACGCCTTCGTGGAGCACAG GTACCTCCTCTTTATGAAGCTGGCTGCCCTGCAGCTGATGCAGCAGAAAGCCAGCCAGCTGGAGACCCCCTCCTCCCTGGAAAATGGTGGTCCTTCCTCCTTGGAGTCCAAGTCTGAGGACCCTCCAGGACCGGAGGCGGGAAGTGAGGAGGAGGGTAGCAGTGCCAGCGGCCTGGCCAAGGTGAAGGAGCTGGCAGAGACCATCGCCGCAGACGACGGCACAG ACCCTCGGAGCCGGGAGGTGATCCGCAACGCGTGCAAGGCGGTCGGCTCCATCAGCAGCACCGCCTTCGACATTCGCTTCAATCCTGACATCTTCTCACCAG GGGTTCGCTTCCCTGAGTCCTGCCAGGATGAAGTTCGGGACCAGAAGCAGCTGCTGAAGGACGCGGCTGCCTTCCTGCTCTCCTGCCAGATCCCTGGCTTG GTGAAGGACTGCGTGGAGCACGCGGTGTTGCCCATGGACGGGGCGACGCTGGCTGAGGTGATGCGCCAGCGTGGCATCAACATGCGTTACCTGGGCAAGGTGCTGGAGCTGGTGCTGCGGAGCCCGGCCCGCCACCAGCTGGACCACGTCTAC AAAATCGGCATTGGAGAACTCATCACCCGCTCGGCCAAGCACATCTTCAAGACGTACTTACAG GGAGTCGAGCTCTCCGGCCTCTCAGCCGCCATCAGCCACTTCCTGAACTGCTTCCTGAGCTCCTACCCTAACCCCGTGGCCCACCTGCCCGCCGACGAGCTGGTCTCCAAGAAGAGGAATAAGAGGAGGAAAAACCGGCCCCCTGGGGCTGCAGATAACACAGCCTGGGCTGTCGTGACCCCCCAGGAGCTCTGGAAGGACATCTGCCAGGAGGCCAAGAACTACTTTGACTTCCACCTCGAGTG TGAGACTGTGGACCAGGCTGTGGAGACCTACGGCCTGCAGAAGATAACACTCCTGCGGGAGATCTCGCTGAAAACAGGGATCCAG GTCCTGCTGAAGGAGTACAGCTTCGACAGTCGCCACAAGCCCGCGTTCACCGAGGAGGACGTGCTCAACATCTTCCCCGTGGTCAAGCACGTCAACCCCAAGGCCTCGGATGCCTTCCATTTCTTCCAGAGCGGCCAGGCCAAAGTGCAGCAGG GCTTCCTGAAGGAGGGCTGTGAGCTCATCAACGAGGCCCTGAACCTGTTTAACAACGTCTACGGAGCCATGCACGTGGAGACCTGCGCCTGCCTGCGCCTCCTCGCCCGCCTCCATTACATCATGGGCGACTATGCAGAG GCCCTGAGTAACCAGCAGAAGGCAGTGCTGATGAGTGAGCGGGTGATGGGCATCGAGCACCCCAACACCATCCAGGAATAC ATGCACCTGGCCCTGTACTGCTTCGCCAGCAGCCAGCTGTCCACGGCGCTGAGCCTGCTGTACCGCGCCCGCTACCTCATGCTGCTGGTGTTCGGGGAAGACCACCCCGAGATGGCGCTGCTGGAC AACAACATCGGGCTGGTGCTGCACGGGGTGATGGAGTACGACCTGTCGCTGCGCTTCCTGGAGAACGCGCTGGCCGTCAGCACCAAGTACCACGGGCCCAAGGCCCTCAAGGTGGCCCTCAG CCACCACCTTGTCGCCCGCGTCTACGAGAGCAAAGCTGAGTTCCGGTCGGCCCTGCAGCACGAGAAGGAGGGTTACACCATCTACAAGACGCAG CTGGGCGAGGACCATGAGAAGACCAAGGAGAGCTCCGAGTACCTCAAGTGCCTGACCCAGCAGGCCGTGGCCTTGCAGCGCACCATGAATGAGATCTACCGCAACGGCTCCAGCGCCAACATCCCGCCGCTCAAG TTCACAGCCCCCAGCATGGCCAGCGTCTTGGAGCAGCTGAACGTCATTAACGGCATCCTCTTCATTCCTCTCAG CCAAAAAGACCTGGAGAATCTGAAAGCCGAGGTGGCGCGGCGGCAGCAGCTCCAGGAGGCCAGCAGAAACAAGGATAGGGCCGAGGAGCCCATGGCCACCGAGCCCGCGCCAGCGGGGGCCCCAGAGGACCTGGGCTCCCAGCCCCCGGCTGCCAAGGACCCTTCTCCGAGCGTGCAGGGATAG
- the CLUH gene encoding clustered mitochondria protein homolog isoform X5 produces MLLNGDCPESLKKEEGAAEPPRENGLDEADPGDETTGQEVIVIQDTGFSVKILAPGIEPFSLQVSPQEMVQEIHQVLMDREDTCHRTCFSLHLDGNVLDHFSELRSVEGLQEGSVLRVVEEPYTVREARIHVRHVRDLLKSLDPSDAFNGVDCNSLSFLSVFTDGDLGDSGKRKKGLEMDPIDCTPPEYILPGSRERPLCPLQPQNRDWKPLQCLKVLTMSGWNPPPGNRKMHGDLMYLFVITAEDRQVSITASTRGFYLNQSTAYHFNPKPASPRFLSHSLVELLNQISPAFRKNFAVLQKKRVQRHPFERIATPFQVYSWTAPQAEHAMDCVRAEDAYTSRLGYEEHIPGQTRDWNEELQTTRELPRKNLPERLLRERAIFKVHSDFTAAATRGAMAVIDGNVMAINPSEETKMQMFIWNNIFFSLGFDVRDHYKDFGGDVAAYVAPTNDLNGVRTYNAVDVEGLYTLGTVVVDYRGYRVTAQSIIPGILERDQEQSVIYGSIDFGKTVVSHPRYLELLERTSRPLKILRHRVLNDRDEEVELCSSVECKGIIGNDGRHYILDLLRTFPPDLNFLPVPGEDLPEECARAGFPRAHRHKLCCLRQELVDAFVEHRYLLFMKLAALQLMQQKASQLETPSSLENGGPSSLESKSEDPPGPEAGSEEEGSSASGLAKVKELAETIAADDGTADPRSREVIRNACKAVGSISSTAFDIRFNPDIFSPGVRFPESCQDEVRDQKQLLKDAAAFLLSCQIPGLVKDCVEHAVLPMDGATLAEVMRQRGINMRYLGKVLELVLRSPARHQLDHVYKIGIGELITRSAKHIFKTYLQGVELSGLSAAISHFLNCFLSSYPNPVAHLPADELVSKKRNKRRKNRPPGAADNTAWAVVTPQELWKDICQEAKNYFDFHLECETVDQAVETYGLQKITLLREISLKTGIQVLLKEYSFDSRHKPAFTEEDVLNIFPVVKHVNPKASDAFHFFQSGQAKVQQGFLKEGCELINEALNLFNNVYGAMHVETCACLRLLARLHYIMGDYAEALSNQQKAVLMSERVMGIEHPNTIQEYMHLALYCFASSQLSTALSLLYRARYLMLLVFGEDHPEMALLDNNIGLVLHGVMEYDLSLRFLENALAVSTKYHGPKALKVALSHHLVARVYESKAEFRSALQHEKEGYTIYKTQLGEDHEKTKESSEYLKCLTQQAVALQRTMNEIYRNGSSANIPPLKFTAPSMASVLEQLNVINGILFIPLSQKDLENLKAEVARRQQLQEASRNKDRAEEPMATEPAPAGAPEDLGSQPPAAKDPSPSVQG; encoded by the exons ATGCTCTTAAACGGGGACTGCCCAGAGAGcctgaagaaggaggaaggggcgGCCGAGCCACCCAGGGAAAATGGGCTTGATGAGGCCGACCCGGGAGACGAGACCACCGGCCAGGAAGTCATTGTCATTCAGGACACGGGCTTTTCTGTGAAGATCCTCGCCCCTGGGATCGAGCCCTTCTCCCTGCAG GTGTCCCCGCAGGAGATGGTGCAGGAGATCCACCAGGTGCTCATGGACCGTGAGGACACGTGTCACCGCACCTGCTTCTCGCTGCACCTGGATGGCAACGTGCTGGACCACTTCTCGGAGCTACGCAGCGTTGAGGGGCTGCAGGAGGGCTCCGTGCTGCGCGTGGTGGAAG AGCCGTACACGGTGCGTGAGGCCCGCATCCACGTGCGCCACGTCCGAGACCTGCTCAAGAGCCTGGACCCATCCGATGCCTTCAACGGGGTTGACTGCAACTCCTTGTCCTTCCTGAGTGTCTTCACCGACGGCGACCTGGGAG ACAGCGGGAAGCGGAAGAAGGGCTTGGAGATGGATCCCATCGACTGTACACCACCCGAGTACATCCTGCCAGGGAGCCGGGAGCGGCCACTGTGTCCCCTGCAGCCCCAAAACCGCGACTGGAAG CCCTTGCAGTGCCTGAAAGTACTCACCATGAGCGGCTGGAACCCGCCCCCGGGGAACCGGAAGATGCATGGGGACCTCATGTACCTGTTTGTGATCACGGCCGAGGACCGGCAAGTCAGCATCACCGCGTCCACACGGGGCTTTTACCTGAATCA GTCCACGGCTTATCACTTCAACCCCAAGCCCGCCAGTCCCCGCTTCCTCAGCCATTCCCTGGTGGAGCTGCTCAACCAGATCAGCCCGGCCTTCAGGAAGAACTTCGCCGTGCTGCAGAAGAAAAG GGTCCAGCGCCACCCGTTCGAGAGGATCGCCACCCCATTCCAGGTGTACAGCTGGACAGCACCCCAGGCGGAGCATGCCATGGATTGCGTGCGCGCAGAGGATGCCTATACCTCGAGGCTGGGCTACGAGGAGCACATTCCTGGACAG ACCCGAGATTGGAATGAGGAGCTGCAGACGACGAGGGAGCTGCCTCGCAAGAACCTGCCTGAGCGGCTGCTCCGAGAAAGGGCCATATTCAAG GTGCACAGCGACTTCACCGCGGCAGCCACCCGGGGTGCCATGGCCGTCATTGACGGCAATGTGATGGCCATCAACCCCAGCGAGGAGACCAAGATGCAGATGTTCATCTGGAACAACATCTTCTTCAGCCTGGGCTTCGACGTCCGAGACCACTACAAGGACTTCGGGGGGGACGTGGCAGCCTACGTGGCGCCCACCAACGACCTGAACGGCGTCCGCACCTACAACGCGGTGGACGTGGAGGGGCTGTAcacgctgggcacggtggtggtgGATTACCGCGGCTACCGCGTCACGGCCCAGTCCATCATCCCCGGCATCCTGGAGCGGGACCAGGAGCAGAGCGTCATCTACGGCTCCATCGACTTCGGGAAGACCGTGGTGTCGCACCCGCGGTACCTGGAGCTGCTGGAGCGCACGAGTCGGCCCCTCAAGATCCTGCGGCACCGGGTGCTCAACGACCGGGACGAGGAGGTGGAGCTCTGCTCCTCGGTCGAGTGCAAGGGCATCATTGGCAATGACGGGCGCCACTATATCCTCGACCTGCTGCGCACCTTCCCCCCAGACCTCAACTTCCTGCCGGTGCCTGGCGAGGACCTGCCTGAGGAATGCGCCCGCGCCGGCTTCCCACGCGCGCACCGACACAAGCTCTGCTGCCTGCGCCAGGAGCTGGTGGACGCCTTCGTGGAGCACAG GTACCTCCTCTTTATGAAGCTGGCTGCCCTGCAGCTGATGCAGCAGAAAGCCAGCCAGCTGGAGACCCCCTCCTCCCTGGAAAATGGTGGTCCTTCCTCCTTGGAGTCCAAGTCTGAGGACCCTCCAGGACCGGAGGCGGGAAGTGAGGAGGAGGGTAGCAGTGCCAGCGGCCTGGCCAAGGTGAAGGAGCTGGCAGAGACCATCGCCGCAGACGACGGCACAG CAGACCCTCGGAGCCGGGAGGTGATCCGCAACGCGTGCAAGGCGGTCGGCTCCATCAGCAGCACCGCCTTCGACATTCGCTTCAATCCTGACATCTTCTCACCAG GGGTTCGCTTCCCTGAGTCCTGCCAGGATGAAGTTCGGGACCAGAAGCAGCTGCTGAAGGACGCGGCTGCCTTCCTGCTCTCCTGCCAGATCCCTGGCTTG GTGAAGGACTGCGTGGAGCACGCGGTGTTGCCCATGGACGGGGCGACGCTGGCTGAGGTGATGCGCCAGCGTGGCATCAACATGCGTTACCTGGGCAAGGTGCTGGAGCTGGTGCTGCGGAGCCCGGCCCGCCACCAGCTGGACCACGTCTAC AAAATCGGCATTGGAGAACTCATCACCCGCTCGGCCAAGCACATCTTCAAGACGTACTTACAG GGAGTCGAGCTCTCCGGCCTCTCAGCCGCCATCAGCCACTTCCTGAACTGCTTCCTGAGCTCCTACCCTAACCCCGTGGCCCACCTGCCCGCCGACGAGCTGGTCTCCAAGAAGAGGAATAAGAGGAGGAAAAACCGGCCCCCTGGGGCTGCAGATAACACAGCCTGGGCTGTCGTGACCCCCCAGGAGCTCTGGAAGGACATCTGCCAGGAGGCCAAGAACTACTTTGACTTCCACCTCGAGTG TGAGACTGTGGACCAGGCTGTGGAGACCTACGGCCTGCAGAAGATAACACTCCTGCGGGAGATCTCGCTGAAAACAGGGATCCAG GTCCTGCTGAAGGAGTACAGCTTCGACAGTCGCCACAAGCCCGCGTTCACCGAGGAGGACGTGCTCAACATCTTCCCCGTGGTCAAGCACGTCAACCCCAAGGCCTCGGATGCCTTCCATTTCTTCCAGAGCGGCCAGGCCAAAGTGCAGCAGG GCTTCCTGAAGGAGGGCTGTGAGCTCATCAACGAGGCCCTGAACCTGTTTAACAACGTCTACGGAGCCATGCACGTGGAGACCTGCGCCTGCCTGCGCCTCCTCGCCCGCCTCCATTACATCATGGGCGACTATGCAGAG GCCCTGAGTAACCAGCAGAAGGCAGTGCTGATGAGTGAGCGGGTGATGGGCATCGAGCACCCCAACACCATCCAGGAATAC ATGCACCTGGCCCTGTACTGCTTCGCCAGCAGCCAGCTGTCCACGGCGCTGAGCCTGCTGTACCGCGCCCGCTACCTCATGCTGCTGGTGTTCGGGGAAGACCACCCCGAGATGGCGCTGCTGGAC AACAACATCGGGCTGGTGCTGCACGGGGTGATGGAGTACGACCTGTCGCTGCGCTTCCTGGAGAACGCGCTGGCCGTCAGCACCAAGTACCACGGGCCCAAGGCCCTCAAGGTGGCCCTCAG CCACCACCTTGTCGCCCGCGTCTACGAGAGCAAAGCTGAGTTCCGGTCGGCCCTGCAGCACGAGAAGGAGGGTTACACCATCTACAAGACGCAG CTGGGCGAGGACCATGAGAAGACCAAGGAGAGCTCCGAGTACCTCAAGTGCCTGACCCAGCAGGCCGTGGCCTTGCAGCGCACCATGAATGAGATCTACCGCAACGGCTCCAGCGCCAACATCCCGCCGCTCAAG TTCACAGCCCCCAGCATGGCCAGCGTCTTGGAGCAGCTGAACGTCATTAACGGCATCCTCTTCATTCCTCTCAG CCAAAAAGACCTGGAGAATCTGAAAGCCGAGGTGGCGCGGCGGCAGCAGCTCCAGGAGGCCAGCAGAAACAAGGATAGGGCCGAGGAGCCCATGGCCACCGAGCCCGCGCCAGCGGGGGCCCCAGAGGACCTGGGCTCCCAGCCCCCGGCTGCCAAGGACCCTTCTCCGAGCGTGCAGGGATAG